The genomic segment GATTCCACCTCTGCAGTTGTTCGTTTTTTATTTGGTGAGGCTTGCAAGTCTGCCGGCATGGATGCGACGTGCTGCAGGgactctcccctctgcctgcagTCCGTCTCAGAATAACAGTCCTTCCCTAGCCAGCCACAGGAAGACAGCttacctgctgagccccaacccctgctgcttAGCAATTTCCAGATTTCGGGGTGGGGGGTACTTCTGAGGATCGAATAGTACAAtactgcctccagccacccccttctACAACACGCCCCAAACCTGTCTGCTCTGGCTGGCCCTGGGGGAGGGCACAGCCTTGTCAGCATCACAACGCAGCAAGCTAGTTCAGCCAAATATCCGAACGGTAACTATGGACTTTCCGCTCGCTCACCCAGCGAGAGCGGCGGTGTCCCCCGTGCTTTGTGCTCCAAGGAATAGCAATGGATGCCAAGCAATGAATGCTGCACGAACACAATTTATGAGCTAGCAGTCCCATACCACACATGTTCTTCCCCAGCAAGGCTGGCGAGGAGCTGTCGCCGGGCGGCTGCTGCTGTGTATCGGATAGTGAACTGGTGTGGCTTCCAGTGCACGCTTCTCAACTGAGCCTTTGATCGGAATATATTTCTTGGTGTACAGGAGAGTTCAGATAAACTGAATAGCCCAGCTCGCTCTCCTTCCCTTTCCGGTTTGGCTGGTCCATTCTTCAAGCTGCCCCGCATGCAGAGTGTCTCAAAGCAAGCTAGGGAAACGAAATACCCTTACGCTTTTCATGAGACTATACTGGCTCATCTGCCTTTCTGCACCCTATATTTATTGTAAGCTGCCGCACTCTGTCCTGTTTGTTACACACCCGGGTAGATAAATCTCACTTACTGCTCTCATTAGATGGCAGAGAGGAAATCTGGGCCAGTGGCCCTTTGTGTTCCAAGCTGGCTCTGGAGGCATGATCGTCGTGGTCTGCTTTCCATGCCTCCTGGAATCCAGTCTGAGGAACGTGTTCTGGGGGGGGCTGGTTTGAGATGGGAGCTGTACCGTGATCATTCTCTGCCCCTCGTCCTGAGAGGTGAGTGGATTTGTCTGCAGGTCTCTTGTATTCTCACTCTTCCCCCTTTGTGATTCTAGGGGAAAGAGATCTTGACCCAGAAGCTCCCGCTTTGGCAGCAGTCTTGCTCAGACCCCAACAAGATCCCAGACCGGGCTCTCCAACTGATGCAGCAGATGGCCACCAGCAGCAACGGCACGATCATCCCCAGTGCGCTGTCCACGTCCAAATCGAACCTAATCATCTCCGACCCTATCCCCGGGGCCAAACCGCTCCCTGTCCCACCAGAGTTGGCGCCCTTCGTGGGGGTAAGTGTGCAAGGCATCAGTGGTGCCGTCCTGGCTGAGTAACATTATGGGtgtacagagtagcagccgtgttagtctgtattcgcaaaaagaacaggaggacttgtggcaccttagagacgaaccaatttatttgagcatgagctttcgtgagctacagctcacttcatcggatgcatagagtggggagaaagcttaggctcaaataaattggttcgtctctaaggtgccacaagtcctccttttcattatgGGTGTAGTGAGCCTAGCACGGTCCCGCCAGGCAAGTCACCTGCCAGTAAGCTTTAGACCACGTTCAGCGGTGGGGCTTTCAGGGAATCCCCTAGGGCACACTTGTGAAGGAGGCTGATGAGGGCCAGTGTGAAATGGACCATCCTGCTTTATCATGTCCTTGAGGTTTGGGTGACATTCAGTGCCTCCCCGTGCAGACAGCCAGGATTTGCAAAGCTCCAGGGGAAGTTTGAACCACAGTTTGAACCCTGTGAGGGGGGCTGCAAAAGCTAGAATTACCTGGCCTTGCAggaagagctggggagggaacctCAGAGGGAACTGCATGATCCAGTGAAAACTGCTTATCAATGTAAATCAAAGGATGTTCCACTTGATGTAATCAGTCTTTGGGACTTGCTGCTGGAGGGGATTGAACTGAAATCCTCTGGGTGGGCTTAGAAATGGGCTGTCTGAATGCTAGTATGTCTCACTTCACATCCTGTTGAGAGAGTTGTTTGTATCTCAGCCTGCTTGGCCTACACTGATCACAGCAGGAATCGGGAAGGGATCTGATCCCTCAAGCCGCCCTGGATGGCTTTACCTCTCCTCCTGAAGCATTACGATCAGGCcatggctggagacaggataccagatGCAGTAgatgggggcctgatcctgtatggCAAACCGTATTCTCCTAAAGCATGTGGGGCCCTTACAGAAATGTGACATCTATGTGACTCGACATCCCTGATGCCGAAATCTCCCATTGCCCTTTCTTCCTTCAGCGCATGTCCGCACAAGAGACCATTCCCGTGATGAACGGCGTCTCGGGCCCTGAGAGCGAGGACTACAGCCGCTGGTCCGAGATGAAGCCAGCCCAGCCGAAATCCCGATCTCCTCCCCAGCATCAGAAGCAACTGAGTGACTCGTACTCCAACACGCTCCCTGTGCGCAAGAGCGTCGCACCGAAAAGCAGTTACGCAACCAGTAAGGATTTAGCCTCTGTCAGATCAGAGAGCAGGGACGTAGCCGCTTCTCCCAGGGGGTTATGGGTCAGCTGCTGACCGGAGCTAGGAGGAGCAGCCGTTAAGGGTCTTTGCACCTTAATGCAGTGGGAGGAGGCAAGGTGGACTCAGGTGGCACAAAAGCCTAAGTGGGGACAATGGCTTCCTCCGTTAGTGACCGTGAAGTGTCACGTGGTGACGGTAACAGCATGGTTGACTTCCTTAGTAACTATGCAATAATGCATGGCCTCTCCCAACAGCCATGTGAGGGAGTGTCTCTGTTTTCACGCATCTTTGggcaaaggattagaaaataaagGGGGCAGATTTGGGTTGCAGCTTCCTTTGGAAGGAAACTTTCAGCCTTATGGCAGGATTTCTGATAAGTAAATCTGAAGGAatctgggagtgggaggagggagtgtaaactcttcaaggcTGCAGCCATCTCTTTAGAGTGTGTTTGTACAACatcggcacaatggggccctgaccttgATTGGGCCGCTAGGCACCACatcatgatgatgataatgattgTCTCTTTGCATGATGGGATAGGGTCACTGGATTAGGCCAAAGATAGTGGGACCTTGCCTGCTGAGTCTTTATTCTGAATCtttatgctgtagctcacgaaagcttatgctcaaataaatttgttagtctctaaggtgccacaagtcctccttttctttattcctctTACGCATCTGCATATGACTGCAGGCATATCTCAATGCATAGAGACAGTACCTCACACCTGCTTTAGTTCGCTTATCTGCTTCCCCGTGGGCATGTTTCCAGAAGGGTCACGCCACTCTTTCCTCTGGGTTTTTCCCTTCGCTAATGTTAACATCTCAGAGCAAAGTGTCTGGAATAACAAATGAAACCTGGATGTAAACCATTACAAATAGACCTGTTTGCATAATATTCAAGTAATACCTTAGCATAGAACTGCATCCATTGCATCGAAGGTGTGAAACGAGGAACGTGGAATGGGGGGTAGCCATTAAGTTAATGTTCTGACTGTTTGCCTAAATGCTCTCCATTGGGGGGAAGAGTCAGAGGAACTGCACAAATCAGACTGGGTCCACTAAGTACATTCACTTAAAGTCTTTATAACAGAcagcttaaaaaaaagaataGCCAAGAATCTGGGGGGGTCTGAGCTGTACTAGCTAAAAGGGGGTTCGTTTTCCTTAATTGCAATGCTGGCTGAGCCTTGGGTAGATTAATGACTCTAAATGCCACAGTAGAAACTGCCTAGGACCTGGTCAGCCAAGTGGTCTGAGATTTTGGGGCTTTCTTTGTGTCTCACCAGCTGAAAACAAGACCTTGCCACGCTCCAGTTCCATGGCTGCTGGGCTCGAGAGGAATGGCAGGACAAGAGTACAAGCCATTTTCTCTCATGCTGCTGGTGATAACACCACCCTTCTGAGCTTCAAGGATGGAGACCTCATCACGCTCCTGGTGCCAGAGGCCCGCGATGGATGGCACTACGGGGAGagtgagaaaacaaaaatgtgagCATCTGAGTGTCTGTGAACTCCCTAGAACTACAGATGCCATCAGCACCTAGCTCTTAAAATTGCAGTGGCTGGCACACCAAAATTGCTTAGCTGCCAGCCAGTTTTTCCTGGCATCCCATCGTGCCACTTGGTTACTGTGGGAGGTTGAAAATTCTGAGCAAGACGAAATACCGGCTTTGCTGGCTGGTGTTTGGTAAAGCACCGATCTGTGGAGCAAGGTCAGGCTTTTGAGTGCTGGGACAACTGGGCTTCTCGTCTTGACCCTTGATCCCCCATTTCACTTCAGTGCCACACATGGGGGGCTGAGCGTGGGGCCATTGCTAACGGCAGAATCATGGAGTGCTTGCGCAGCACTATCCGTAACACCAGCAACCTTAAATAACCTCCTTTCAGCGCCACAGAGCCTCCCAATAAAGCAAACGCTCCAGATGGTCTTGGCAGAGATCTCACCTGGCTGCGACTgctgctggggccagcagcctgcTCCTAATGGCCCGGGAATGAGAAGCAATTTTAGTCCAGCATACAAAACCTGGaatcttacatttaaaaaaacccagtccTGTTGCCTGCAAAAGTCCTCCCACATTTACCCCGGGGGCGGAGAGGAGGGAGAATCTGAGAGAGGGTGTTCTAGGCAGGGAATGGGCCTCATTGAATAGTATTCCTAAGATCCAGAGTTTTTACCACACTTGACTTTATTGGTTTGCAGTGCGTGTAGCACCCCTAGAAAGCCATGATCCGAATGACGGTCTCTTCTGTCACAGTGTAGTGTGGCGTGTAGCCGGAGAGTAATGTTCATAGATTCCTCCCCCCGCACATCTCCGCCTGAGAGGGTAGGTTTGACTCTGTCTTGTGGCTCTGCCTTACAGGAGAGGCTGGTTCCCTTTCTCCTACACACGGGTTCTTGACAGCGATGGAAGCGACAGGTTGCATATGAGGTAAAAACATGCTGTCCCAGCTGCTGGTGCTGCGTGGTACCTGGTGACGTTCCTTTGCGTCTGGGGAAAAGCTCCCAGCGCTGACCAGCGTGCGTATGGGGCCCAAGGCGGTGATGGACTGTGCTTTTCTCAGCTGTCGAGCCAGCCGTGTTATAGAAACGTCGTGAGATTTTCAGATGTTGTCTGTAGTTGAGGAACCCAGAGAAATGCGCAGGGAAGTGAGACTCCTCACCAGACATGCATTGCATCAGACCTGGTCGTATGGTGCCGGAACAACCAAGGAAAAGGCTCAGGATGTCCTAGGAGGCAccagggatgtggggggagacTGTCTCTCCCTTAGGGGCACTGGGAGGCTTTCAGGTGATCAGCATAAAAGGGGCTTATGAGTTGGGTTCCATTACAGTGGTGCAGGGAGTTGAGGGGCAACTATAGACCAGGCGGGCTGGGCCAAAACACGTGGCACCTCCCTCTGCTGACTGTCCGACATAAGGCGAGTCTTTCCTGTGCTGTGGAGTGCATTGCAACCTGAATGAAATGGGGAGATTTATTTTCCAGTGGGCAGCAAGGTGGTGGTCAGGGCTTAGTACCAGCTATGTGGAGAAATACAAAAGTCTTCATGAAATTCTCTCCGAGCTGGTCTCCATGCCCCAGTGGGGTTTAGCTATGGATTCTGAGCGGTATCCGTGGTGTCGGCTGCATTAGAAATGCCTTTAAATGGATTACAGTGTGGGAGGTTGTGATTTCCCTGCCCATTACTGCTAAACAGAAGGGGAGCCCTGATACAGggaaggctgagaaccactggattagtgTTATCTGCTGGAGAAGTGACTGACTGTAGAGGAGAAACCAGCTCTCCCAGAAGAGCTTGGTGTacgctccaaagcttgtctctctctcaccaacagaagtgggtctaataaaagagattatctcacctaccttatctctctaatgtcctgggccCAACACGGCTACAGCAGCCCTGCATGTCTGCACAGAACTCGGTCACAATTGTGAATGATAAATAATTGCCACTGGTTAGTGAGCGTCTAGGATAAAATGTGCCACGTGACTTCGCTGTGCTCCCTGCTTGAGGCCCCCTGTGACACCTGGGCTGCTCCGCTAAATACATGGCTAGCACCAGCGCCACTGGGCAGGGTCCCAGAGGAGCCCAGCAATGGCAGGGCAAGCGTGGGTGGGTGGCGgttgattttattattttcctgtttGTAGCTTGCAACAAGGGAAAAGCAGCAGCACCGGCAACCTGCTGGATAAGGACGACATCGCCATCCCGCCGCCAGACTACGCCGTGTCCTCATCACGGGTCTTCCCCCCACAGCCTGTTGGCACTTTCAAACAGAGACCATACAGCGTGGCGGTGCCTGCCTTCTCCCAGGTGAGGTGCCGGGAGCCCAGGGGGATGGGTAGCCCGTGGCTGCCGAGAGCAAGTGCACGTTAATCACTTCGTCCTTGCTGCCAGCTGGGGAGCAGCTCGCTCCAGGGGGAGAGCTGCACGGAGAGCAGGCATTCTGGAgtagggcggggcgggggagagttAAACTGAGCAGCCCTTGAGCGCAGTGAGAAATGGCTTTAACGGCAGCGGTGTGACCTGTGGGGGTAGGGGGCGAAGCTGTCACGTTAGCGCATGTTGCTGCCGTCCATCAGTCGTGTGTTTTCCCTTGGGGATGCGGGAGCTGTACACGATGGTTTCCGTTCACGATAGACAcccttgggcacttttgaaaatttcaccaagtcccattttcatacatgacttgggagcctaaatacTATTGACTTTTGATGAGCCTTTGGctcccatgggccagatttttaaaggtatttaggtgctgaacTTCTATTGAAATAATGGGAATTAGGCATTaggcaaattttcaaaatggggCCTAGGCTCCTAACTCATTTAAGCCCTCTTGGACATTGTTGTTCTGGCCTTAACTAAATAAGGGGCATGGTTGCATTTGGGGAAAACACTTGGGGaagggttttaaaaaacaaacaaaccccaaaagcaTCAACACAGCCTCTCTCCTATCCCCATCTTGGGCAGCTTCAGGCTGTTGAATCCCCATTTAATGTAGCAAATCAGACAATGATTTCCAGACTCCTTCCTGCAGCCGCTGTGGGTCACTATATTAATCCAGGGCAGTGTTCCTGCGTGCCTTTAGCTCTGCTCTAGATACGGGCACCTGCCTCAACCTGTTGGCTTGCTCTCATTGGCTGTTCAGATGTGCCCACAAAGGATGGGCATGTGGAATGCCAGTCAGCTGGGAAGAGGGAATGCACTAAACCAGGGAACATAGGGAGTGCACCCCCAAGGAGACAACCCGTGCCAGTATTCTCCCCGTACTGAACAGAGTGGCCTTCCCTGGGTTCTGTAATGTGCAGCAGTGAGTGGGATGAGAGTTTTACTTACTGGCGTCCGTGTGGCCGTCGTACGGGTGGGAGCCCTGGCTGTTGCACCATGAAGAGTAGTTTTTATCGTGGAAGTAAATGTGCTGAACTCTGGGagggttttaattttattttaaatgttttactttGATGTTGGCCTATTGCAAATGAATGAGGGTTACTCTCCAACAGGCCTGTGTTCATTATTTATAGGACTACCTTATGCCCTATGGTTGTGCAATTAAAGAATACTCCCGTGGCCTGTGCCAACTGCCATCTGCTCACTACAAGCCTTACACTAGGTCAACTGTAAGTCCAAACGAAAGCGATGTTTCCATTGGGGTTTACCAGCCTTGGCTGTTTTTGCCAGATTCTTTGTAGCTTACTCAGGGCTCCATGATCTTTCTCCTTCCGGTCCCTCTCTGAGGGGAACTAAAAAAACTCTCCCTTCAAAACTTACAGTGGGAGAGGAAAGCCAAAGTGACTGGAGAAGATGAGCCAATTGGCTGACTTGGAGAAGATGGGTGAGACACACAGAATGGCACAAAATGGCAGCATAAACTCCCAATCGACAACACTCGCTGCTTCCATGAGAGCCTCCCACCAGAAATGAGTTCCTCACGGGTCGtatccatagatttttttttttttttttttttttgaggtgaaGAAagcccctggggctccagcccagccccacccgaGACCAGCAGTTACATTAGCAAGGGGCTCTGACAAGAGCTTTAAAGAACTCCTGAGATGAGTAAGTTGATCCTTTGTCCTTGCTGGACAGAGCAGCATGAGACCACGTAGGGTTGTGAGGCAGGAAATTCTAGGCGGGGAGTTGGGGTTGGTATTCATAGTCAAGAGGTAACTAGGCAGAATGGCCGCATCAGGCCAGGGACACAGGGCAGGGTTTTGACTTGAGAAAAACCAACCTCTCGGTTCAGAACCGCACTCCCCCAGCTTCCTGGGCCATGTCTGAATTACCGTGGGTCCTGGGCACTGACATGCCCAGCAGGCCCCGCAAACCGACTAAAAAATAATCATTCTGTTACTTGGCTGGAACAGACGAGAAGCAAGCTTTGACGTTCAGTAGATCTgaggctggctccagcatggggCCACGCAGCGCCAGCTGCCACAGCCAGACTGCAAGTCCCAGGATGGGCCAAGCTTCCCAAATCTGAAATCTGCCCCTTCTTGAGGCAGTGAGCAGGGGACTGGCCTGTTCACTCCTGGGCCACTCCAAAAGGAGCTTGCGAAGGGCTATGCCCAAGCTGGGAAACAGCCCTACTTCTGTGCCTGCAGCTGACGCAGGGTGGGGGAACAGTCTCGCATCTTGCTAGTTGGAGCCAGGTGAGCTGAACGAGGAACTGGCTCTTTGCAGGGGTGtttggagaggagagagatttgTATCAAAAATAATGTGTTCCCGGACTGGCCAGAGCCTGCTTCTCAGATCCCAGGGACCTGGGTAGCAGGTGCAGGACTCATTGGTCTTGACTTATAACCCAGTATTGCTCACCAAGAAGAGAGCTACTGCAGTCTCCTCTGCCGgccccccttctccctctgcacgGATCCTGGCACCCTGCATGGAATGGCCAGGGTGCCCTGCACGAGAGTGTCACATCCATCTGTTCCACAGAAGGCTGTAGGCTGCCACTTTCTGTCCTCCCCGGCCACCCACAGCATAATGCTATTCAGTACCAGTCCAAGCAGCCAACAGCCCAGAGCGCTGCAATTTCTGGTGGGATTCGGTTacgagagaaacatttttcacagacCATGTCACCAGTGTGTGCCTAACTTCTTCTTTTGTCCCTTTCAAAGTGCGTGTGACGCTCCTAGATAGTTACGGGATCTCTGCAGCAAGGTGGAGCTGGACAGCAGGAGCTAGATTCCCTCTGCCTTTGCTGTAACCTGCCTTGTGTAAAGTTACACGCTCTGCAGAGAAGAGTGTCACTTTACTCCATGCTGCATTAAACCTCATTTAAATCACCTTCATCACTATCCACTTTCTAACACCCAGATGCTTCGGCTCTGAGCCTGAAAGCCATCGGGGTCCAGTGCATTTGCTTCTGTTCTTGTGTCCTTCCAGTGCCATCTAATGGCAAAGCCTGTCTCTCTGCCATCTCACGGTTggtttctctttttctcccttAGGGTCTTGAGGACTATGGGACGAGAGCTGGAAACAGGTAAGCCTCTCTATTTCACATCGTGTTCAATAAAGTGAATCGTAATGTTCAGAGCGCTGGATACAGTAAACAATGCTGCAGTATCCCTTGGCAGGATGCATTCTGGGAGGTGGCCATACACTGGCACTCAGGCGGTGCAAGTAGGTGATGCTAGATGTGGCAGTTTAGAAGTATACAGAGTTAATGATGGAGTTAGATAATTTAGGCGTTAATCAATCTGAATTTGTCATCTCTGAGTGTGGGGCGACCAAGAGTCTCCTAGAAGAGTCCAAACGTATCTAGCTTGTCGGTCTGTTCCAAGGACAGCTGTGGCCTCTCCCAGGGTCACTACTTGGCTCAGAGACTCTGGATCAGATGAGGCGTTCTCATTTCTCAAAAGCAGGCTAATCTGAGGGGAACATCAGCACAGCCAACTTCTCACATTCCACTGGTTCAAACTGGGGCAGCCTTACTCTAGGAATGTCCAGTATCTTCTCTTGGTACTTTCCCCTCTCGAAACTCACTCCACTCTCTCTCACCCCAACGGGGACTCAGCCCAAACTAGAACAGAATGGGAAGGTCTGTCTCCAAAATGCAGGCCCTCCTGCCTGCGTTCGGAACGCTCTCGTTGCTAGAGGAAAAGCAGCCTCTTGCCCTGGGATTGGGGTTCGTTAGTTTGAGCCCTGCATTGGTGGGAGgaactgaaatatttctaaattaaaaatagGAGAAACCTCCCACTTTTTTGTCATGTTGTGAGTGAAATGGCAACCAGTTGTGATGAGTAGGATCTGAACCCGAACGCCAGGGCTGCGTGTGGTTCCTCTTCCTCACTGGGGAACACCCAGAGAAGTCAagcctggagcagctgcaggagttgCGCCGAGAGCTCTCGAGATGGTTCGCTTTAAGCAAAAGCGTAATGCGCTCTGTGTTCTCAGCCCCCTGCTTTAGGGAAGTTGTAGGGTAAAGTGAGGGCACAGAGGACTAACCTGAGCTCCAGAAAAGGGATACTGCATTGCAATAAGCTTGTTGTTGTCCATCTGACGCTCTTTGCAGTGAGGTGCAGTCTGGCAGTCTTCCTGTGCTTTCTATTCCACAGTGGCAATGGCACTTTGGTATCAACTGTCTGAGGACACCTGACTAGAAATGGCAACTGCTGCTTTGAAGAGCTTTCTGcttctttccctcttttcttttctccttttctacTTCTTCTTAGTTTGGATTTTTAACTCTTGTGATCATCCAAGGAAACCATGGTGCTGCTACCTTCCCCTCCCTGATGTTTACAATGCCCTTGTTTTGTGAAGCCTTTCAGAGCGGAAACTGCCAAACTGTGTGTGCTAAGTTTTGGAGCAGCCTGGATGCAGTTTACAGTTACTGGGCAGAACCAGTTTTTGTACTTTGTGAATGTTCAAAGATGCACTATCCCTTTTCTGAGGCTTAACATGAGCCACACTGTACTAACAAAATGGAAGAAACCATTTCCAACACTGAACAAATATGCATGGCCTATGGTATACGTACTGTTACTTTAACTATCTTTTCCACTTCATTCAGATGCCAATTTCCTGTTTGTAAGGGGAAGGCAGGTGTAGATGCCAGAGAGGTTTGGTCATTTCCCTCTCTGGGTGGCATCCACTTTAATTCAACCAAACTTTACAAGGTTGCTTTAAGAAAAGTGGATAGTGCCGAGGTTTAGACCTCAGATAGAAATAGTTGGTTCTTGGTGGGGGTTGGACAGTTACTCTGCTCCATCTAATTAAACCACCAGGGCTGACTCAACCAGCATTGTTGGAAGGTTCATTCTTTCTTTTGTTGTATATTTTGTAGCGAGGTATTGTTACCTCACGCTCGTGCTCTGGGGAATAAATCATGGTATTATGCAGCTTGCCAGAGCAATCCAAAGacttttgcattttgaaattggactttaaaaaacaactgttttttggtttggtttttcttggggtggggtggaggggagaagaatTCCAGTGTTTAACTTCCTAAATCCTGTCAATCTTCTTTGTGTGTCTTGATAACTTTAGAGACAAACACGGTAGGATTGGAATTAATGGCTACTGGTATTGCTTCTTCAATCACTGAGTGCGGAGAAGTCAGTAAGTGGCTCACACCCAGAGTACAGACTTAACCCTTTCAGTTCCGGTGAAAGTCTTCTTCATTGCAAAGTTGTACACCCTTCCTctttctgtgatttttaaaacctctttACATGCCTGTTTACTAGGACATTGCTGGcaatacacata from the Chelonia mydas isolate rCheMyd1 chromosome 14, rCheMyd1.pri.v2, whole genome shotgun sequence genome contains:
- the BAIAP2 gene encoding brain-specific angiogenesis inhibitor 1-associated protein 2 isoform X3 — encoded protein: MARSEEVHRLTETVYKTIMEQYNPSLRNFISMGKNYEKALASVTYAAKGYFDALVKMGELASESQGSKELGDVLFQMAEVHRQIQNQLEEMLKSFHNELLTQLEQKVELDSRYLSAALKKYQTEQRSKGDALEKCQAELKKLRKKSQGSKNPQKYSDKELQYIDAIGNKQGELENHVSDGYKTALTEERRRFCFLVEKQCAVAKNTISYHAKGKEILTQKLPLWQQSCSDPNKIPDRALQLMQQMATSSNGTIIPSALSTSKSNLIISDPIPGAKPLPVPPELAPFVGRMSAQETIPVMNGVSGPESEDYSRWSEMKPAQPKSRSPPQHQKQLSDSYSNTLPVRKSVAPKSSYATTENKTLPRSSSMAAGLERNGRTRVQAIFSHAAGDNTTLLSFKDGDLITLLVPEARDGWHYGESEKTKMRGWFPFSYTRVLDSDGSDRLHMSLQQGKSSSTGNLLDKDDIAIPPPDYAVSSSRVFPPQPVGTFKQRPYSVAVPAFSQGLEDYGTRAGNSGNGTLVSTV
- the BAIAP2 gene encoding brain-specific angiogenesis inhibitor 1-associated protein 2 isoform X4; this translates as MARSEEVHRLTETVYKTIMEQYNPSLRNFISMGKNYEKALASVTYAAKGYFDALVKMGELASESQGSKELGDVLFQMAEVHRQIQNQLEEMLKSFHNELLTQLEQKVELDSRYLSAALKKYQTEQRSKGDALEKCQAELKKLRKKSQGSKNPQKYSDKELQYIDAIGNKQGELENHVSDGYKTALTEERRRFCFLVEKQCAVAKNTISYHAKGKEILTQKLPLWQQSCSDPNKIPDRALQLMQQMATSSNGTIIPSALSTSKSNLIISDPIPGAKPLPVPPELAPFVGRMSAQETIPVMNGVSGPESEDYSRWSEMKPAQPKSRSPPQHQKQLSDSYSNTLPVRKSVAPKSSYATTENKTLPRSSSMAAGLERNGRTRVQAIFSHAAGDNTTLLSFKDGDLITLLVPEARDGWHYGESEKTKMRGWFPFSYTRVLDSDGSDRLHMSLQQGKSSSTGNLLDKDDIAIPPPDYAVSSSRVFPPQPVGTFKQRPYSVAVPAFSQGLEDYGTRAGNSPDVEVARF
- the BAIAP2 gene encoding brain-specific angiogenesis inhibitor 1-associated protein 2 isoform X1 translates to MARSEEVHRLTETVYKTIMEQYNPSLRNFISMGKNYEKALASVTYAAKGYFDALVKMGELASESQGSKELGDVLFQMAEVHRQIQNQLEEMLKSFHNELLTQLEQKVELDSRYLSAALKKYQTEQRSKGDALEKCQAELKKLRKKSQGSKNPQKYSDKELQYIDAIGNKQGELENHVSDGYKTALTEERRRFCFLVEKQCAVAKNTISYHAKGKEILTQKLPLWQQSCSDPNKIPDRALQLMQQMATSSNGTIIPSALSTSKSNLIISDPIPGAKPLPVPPELAPFVGRMSAQETIPVMNGVSGPESEDYSRWSEMKPAQPKSRSPPQHQKQLSDSYSNTLPVRKSVAPKSSYATTENKTLPRSSSMAAGLERNGRTRVQAIFSHAAGDNTTLLSFKDGDLITLLVPEARDGWHYGESEKTKMRGWFPFSYTRVLDSDGSDRLHMSLQQGKSSSTGNLLDKDDIAIPPPDYAVSSSRVFPPQPVGTFKQRPYSVAVPAFSQGLEDYGTRAGNRNPFANIQLKPTVTNDRSAPFIS
- the BAIAP2 gene encoding brain-specific angiogenesis inhibitor 1-associated protein 2 isoform X2; the encoded protein is MARSEEVHRLTETVYKTIMEQYNPSLRNFISMGKNYEKALASVTYAAKGYFDALVKMGELASESQGSKELGDVLFQMAEVHRQIQNQLEEMLKSFHNELLTQLEQKVELDSRYLSAALKKYQTEQRSKGDALEKCQAELKKLRKKSQGSKNPQKYSDKELQYIDAIGNKQGELENHVSDGYKTALTEERRRFCFLVEKQCAVAKNTISYHAKGKEILTQKLPLWQQSCSDPNKIPDRALQLMQQMATSSNGTIIPSALSTSKSNLIISDPIPGAKPLPVPPELAPFVGRMSAQETIPVMNGVSGPESEDYSRWSEMKPAQPKSRSPPQHQKQLSDSYSNTLPVRKSVAPKSSYATTENKTLPRSSSMAAGLERNGRTRVQAIFSHAAGDNTTLLSFKDGDLITLLVPEARDGWHYGESEKTKMRGWFPFSYTRVLDSDGSDRLHMSLQQGKSSSTGNLLDKDDIAIPPPDYAVSSSRVFPPQPVGTFKQRPYSVAVPAFSQGLEDYGTRAGNRDKHGRIGINGYWYCFFNH